In Rutidosis leptorrhynchoides isolate AG116_Rl617_1_P2 chromosome 6, CSIRO_AGI_Rlap_v1, whole genome shotgun sequence, the DNA window TTTCTCCCATGGTTTGTCCCAAACAAGAGCCACATAATCATTCTTTGCATCACCATCTAATGCGGAGATCGTAAGGTTATAATTCATTCCGGCCACCACTTGGCTCTCTCCGTTAACCACTTTTTTGAACACGAGAGACTTGTGGTCCACCTTGTTATGCTCATCCACCGCAAATTTCCCTATTTCGACGATCTTAGGATTGTTCACATCACCAATGGGACTCCAACCACCAGTGAGAGCAGTTGAAGAATCGAAAGAGATGCAAATTAGGAAAAAGGTGAGAATTGTTGTCAAGAAGTTATGCATTTTGCAAGGATGATGTTTCATGTGAATGTTGAAAGAGTGTGTGTGGTTTATCTGTGTTTTTGTGGTTTATATAGAAAAATAGAATAGATGAGCGATTCACGTGAGATGCATGCTTTAAATTTTTCCATGTCCTTTTCTTTTCTTTTGCGTATAAACGGAAAAATTTTTAACCAAAAGAAAGTTTATAAGAAAAATAAAACCTCCTTGAAACGTACGAAATTAAATTACCGAACTAAACTATTACAAGCAACCAAACAGAAGCTCACGATATCAAAACTAGATCGAATCAAACCTAAAACACATATGATATAATCTAGCACAACAATACAAAAGAAGATGGGGACGTCAAACAGAAGATTAAGAATCATTTAAAATTGAAAAGTATACTAAAGAAGATGGAGACGTCAAACGAAAGATTAGAAATCATTTAAAAACGAAAAGTAGATCGATTGAAAGCAGACAATAATAATTGTGCATATTTTTTCCTATCTTGTCCTGTAGTATTTAAAACTTTGATGATAAATGTGCTAAACCACCATAATTGCGCATATTTAGTTTGTACCATACAAATTTTGAATGCGTTAGATGGAAATATCGTCACTTaaattatcttttatttatttttttttttttgaaatgtaAGGTCTTAAATTGAGATTGGTGAGGATTGAACTTGAGTCTCCTTTGAAGATTTTTAAACACTCAACCACTCAAACACCTTTTGGGGTTGTCACTTAAATTATCTAACTATATTAGAGCTTATTATCTGTGCATTAACTTAATTAGAATTGTGAATATAGAAAAAATAAATTTCTAGTTGACTTGGCTTGATTCgttcaatgttttttttttttcttaaagcAAAAATAATTTTATTTTAATCCAATACACTAATCAAAGAGCATAATTTAGTGGTTTTATGCTTGTGCGACTGTCGTCTAACATCAAATGATATCCTATTGTGCCAATGAGGTcttgcttcattggtatccatgtttcatggattcgaaagtgacccaggttcgagtctaacaactaacaactaacattgccttcaaaaaaaaaaaaaaaaaaaaaaaaaaaaaaaaaaaaaaaatgatatccTATTGTcccctttaattttttttttttttttttttttttttagttttagcccaataatatattaatatatatatatatatatatatatatatatatatatatatatatatatatatatatatatatatatatatatatatatatatatatatatatatatatatatcaaatgataTCCTATTGTcccctttaatttttttttttttttttttgttttagcccaataatatatataatgcCATGTAATTTTTAACCTTTTAAAGTGTGTATAGTATTTGGAATCTTCTcaaatgtttctagcttcaagtTTAAAAGTAAACTTTCAAAAGAGTTGTATTTACGGTATTGGTATAGACTTTAATGAAGTAAGTTATGTGGCAAATCGTATTGAGTGTCAAGTTGGTAAGTTCCCGTTTACCTACCTTGGACTATCAGTTGGTTCGAGAATGAACAAATTAAATGATTGGAACCCGATCATTGACAAATTTAAAAAGAGGTTATCGAGTTGGAGAATGCGTTCGATGTCTTTTGGGGAAGAATAGTCCTTATTAATTCGGTTTTTGTAAAGGCCCGTCCAAattcacctggacgaatacatcaacatttggtcccattgcgagttaCTTGTAGCGAGCCGACAAAatagtcattgacggcgccgctaacttaggtcccgttacgtggtcatagtccctaaatgagacgcgtttgaccaaaatcatgtcgcattcatttgaaacgtacaagacttacaaagtttagtttaccaacggttcgacaacaagtttaagtttacaaaagtagtaaagtataaatgaaataacttgcgacataatataagttgaaaatcacggttgctataaatagcgtaagtatgtaaacaatatgtttgaatccaaaggtgctatcactagcgtatgtatgtatgtatgtatgtatgtatgtatgcttgactccaagcaagtaatcaaagtgtttgcatgtatgcttgaccccaagcaagtatgagtgtacgcggaagcatgtatcaaatagccattcatgaacctgagaaacatatagaaaactgtcaacgaaaacgttggtgaaatcataggtgttttagtaaacgtgtatttgaaccacaagatttaatataagtcgATTATCTAAATCGCTTGCATTCCAAAGTTTTTGTTtagatcacgagcacccaattatcaaacttaactgttttgtaccctgttacgtagtgttagaacatacactaaactcgaaaatatatttcatccgctaacggtagcgaaccgtccgaatgaggctcgtcaagcccatgtgatcacataatataagttcacgtttacaccctgcaagtgtaacgaatgataattgaattgaggctttttgttcaaactcgcacgtggaatgttcgtttccgtacttgtgttcaaagtataaagtatatagtataaaaccgtatatgtttctcatcccatgatttaaaagtataaaaagttgttgaaagatgggactatgatctcacctcgagtgcacgagtataaatgtacttcacaaagtaaacgtgtgcatgaaagttgcttagtcttgacctaaacaagtaagttgtatcaattaaccggttacgacacaaggtcggacgaaatgtgttcaattagtcctatggctcgttacgactcgaatatatagcatgtgaattacgttgtcaagtttcatgcaagaatcaagtataaaataagattagaacgatttcataagtgttttgttatgtttgactaaaagtcaaacttggtcaaagtcaatgaaaaagtcaacggggtcgggtcgggtcccgaactattttcctaagcttagaaatcatatatgagcatgttggccaagtttcatgttgatcg includes these proteins:
- the LOC139856027 gene encoding cysteine proteinase inhibitor 5-like — protein: MKHHPCKMHNFLTTILTFFLICISFDSSTALTGGWSPIGDVNNPKIVEIGKFAVDEHNKVDHKSLVFKKVVNGESQVVAGMNYNLTISALDGDAKNDYVALVWDKPWEKFRQLTSFKGPI